A single genomic interval of Cucumis sativus cultivar 9930 chromosome 5, Cucumber_9930_V3, whole genome shotgun sequence harbors:
- the LOC101210879 gene encoding VAN3-binding protein: protein MEKGYCSSRKLGSIHGLKSMVEDEEMKMVSSFPSIPQPQTPQEPMEFLARSWSLSASEITKALAQKQKQLYIERSPVTIPETIVAPQLPEKMVNSVHAWRVGSFGKWFNFPHKEAGNSIVKKKDRARIENARVHSAISVAALAAALAAVAAAENSDGSDSKMGAALASATEILASHCIEMAEFAGADHERVGSVIRSAVDVRSPGDLMTLTAAAATALRGEAAFRSRLPKEGRKIASVSPYDRITAQNHWATAFNSHMEEQELPCVGELLQFSRKGHLRWKEVSVYINKKSQVIASIKSKHVGGTFSKKNKCVVYGLCDETSSWPYERKRDISNEIYFGMKTAQGLLEFKCKNKNHKQSWVQGIQSLLHRVNCIETTRRSLQILSFSESI, encoded by the exons atggaaaagggtTACTGTTCAAGTCGGAAACTTGGCTCAATTCATGGGTTAAAGAGTATGGTGGAAGATgaggaaatgaaaatggtgtcttcttttccttcaattCCTCAGCCTCAAACTCCACAAGAGCCCATGGAGTTTTTGGCAAGGTCATGGAGTCTATCAGCTTCTGAGATTACAAAAGCTCTTGctcaaaagcaaaagcaacTTTACATTGAAAGGAGCCCCGTCACAATTCCTGAGACCATTGTTGCCCCACAACTT CCAGAAAAGATGGTGAATTCTGTCCATGCTTGGAGAGTAGGATCATTTGGAAAGTGGTTTAACTTTCCCCACAAGGAGGCTGGTAATAGTATTGTCAAAAAGAAGGATAGAGCAAGAATTGAAAATGCTAGAGTTCATTCTGCTATATCCGTGGCCGCACTTGCTGCAGCCTTGGCTGCTGTCGCAGCAGCAGAGAACTCTGATGGCTCTGATTCGAAAATGGGTGCGGCTCTGGCCTCAGCTACTGAGATTTTGGCGTCTCATTGCATAGAAATGGCCGAATTTGCGGGTGCGGACCATGAGCGCGTCGGTTCGGTTATTCGATCCGCAGTTGATGTTCGGAGTCCGGGTGACCTCATGACTCTAACAGCTGCAGCTGCCACAG CTTTGCGAGGAGAAGCTGCTTTCCGATCAAGATTGCCAAAGGAAGGCCGAAAAATTGCTTCTGTGAGTCCTTATGATAGGATAACGGCCCAGAATCATTGGGCTACAGCTTTTAATAGTCATATGGAGGAGCAGGAACTTCCTTGTGTGGGTGAATTACTGCAGTTTTCACGGAAAG GACACCTGAGATGGAAGGAGGTCTCCGTCTACATCAACAAGAAATCTCAG GTTATAGCATCGATTAAAAGCAAGCATGTTGGAGGGACCTTttccaagaaaaacaaat GTGTGGTTTACGGGCTCTGCGACGAAACTTCTTCATGGCCATAcgaaagaaagagagatatCTCGAACGAGATCTATTTCGGCATGAAAACCGCACAAGGCCTTCTAGAGTTCAAGTGCAAGAACAAGAACCATAAGCAGAGCTGGGTTCAAGGGATTCAAAGTCTTCTTCATCGAGTTAACTGCATTGAAACAACGAGAAGGTCTTTACAGATTTTGAGTTTCAGTGAGAGTATATAA
- the LOC101203605 gene encoding uncharacterized protein LOC101203605 isoform X1, with translation MPFSTFIEVEPPSPLRYIFGAVIMMIGVVLPLGYMLFRNKRGPSSSSSYSKQTTKVLI, from the exons ATGCCT TTCAGCACGTTCATTGAAGTGGAACCGCCCAGTCCACTCCGATACATATTTGGGGCTGTTATAATGATGATCGGAGTCGTATTGCCTCTTGGATACATGCTGTTCCGGAATAAGCGTggaccttcttcttcttcttcttactcCAAACAGAC gaccaaagttttgatttag
- the LOC101203605 gene encoding uncharacterized protein LOC101203605 isoform X2, protein MPFSTFIEVEPPSPLRYIFGAVIMMIGVVLPLGYMLFRNKRGPSSSSSYSKQT, encoded by the exons ATGCCT TTCAGCACGTTCATTGAAGTGGAACCGCCCAGTCCACTCCGATACATATTTGGGGCTGTTATAATGATGATCGGAGTCGTATTGCCTCTTGGATACATGCTGTTCCGGAATAAGCGTggaccttcttcttcttcttcttactcCAAACAGACGTAG
- the LOC101203358 gene encoding phosphatidylserine decarboxylase proenzyme 1, mitochondrial: MKFRAPNRIFILPSTSSYFNSSLRNHNRSFASVFRRFQTSLQARASVGGGNGSSSQGDSYLVPGATVATLLMLGALHARRLYDDKKVEEARERGIEPEFKSDIKATFLRLIPLRLVSRCWGHITNVELPIWLRPYVHRAWARAFHSNLEEVALPLDEYASLREFFVRSLKEGCRPIDPDLQCLVSPVDGTVLRFGELKGAGAMIEQVKGFSYSVAALLGTGSLLPMMAAGDGNEEGSGQENSSTDSGKRSWWKISLAYPKVLDPVSTCPVKGLFYCVIYLKPGDYHRIHSPVDWQVLVRRHFSGHLFPVNERAVRTIRNLYVENERVVLEGLWQEGYMAIAAIGATNIGSVEVFIEPELRTNKPKRRKSLHSDPPEERVYEPEGVGIMLKKGDEMAAFNMGSTVVLIFQAPVSNLHDSRSEFKFSIKRGDRVRAGEALGRWK; encoded by the exons ATGAAATTTAGGGCTCCAAACAGGATTTTCATATTGCCTTCAACATCCAGCTACTTCAATTCTTCTCTTCGTAATCACAATCGAAGCTTCGCTTCCGTTTTCAGAAGGTTTCAAACTTCCCTACAAGCTCGAGCTTCTGTCGGTGGTGGAAATGGCAGTTCCTCTCAAG GCGATTCTTATTTGGTGCCTGGTGCGACGGTGGCTACCTTATTAATGCTTGGCGCACTTCATGCTCGTCGGCTATATGATGATAAGAAG GTTGAAGAGGCACGGGAGAGAGGCATAGAGCCCGAGTTCAAGTCGGATATTAAA GCAACGTTTTTGAGATTGATACCTTTACGTTTAGTTTCAAGATGCTGGGGTCACATAACTAATGTG GAACTTCCTATCTGGCTGCGACCATATGTGCATAGGGCATGGGCTCGGGCATTTCATTCAA ATTTAGAAGAAGTAGCTCTTCCTCTGGATGAATATGCTTCATTACGTGAGTTCTTTGTGCGCTCCTTAAAGGAGGGTTGCCGGCCCATTGACCCTGATTTACAATGTCTG GTTAGTCCGGTGGATGGTACAGTTTTAAGATTTGGTGAACTGAAAGGAGCAGGGGCAATGATTGAGCAAGTTAAAGGATTTTCATATTCTGTTGCTGCTCTTCTTGGTACTGGCTCTTTACTTCCCATGATGGCAGCCGGGGATGGCAATGAAGAGGGCAGTGGACAAGAAAATAGTTCTACTGATAGTGGGAAAAGGTCATGGTGGAAAATTTCTCTGGCTTACCCTAAAGTTTTGGACCCCGTCTCTACATG CCCAGTGAAAGGTCTTTTCTACTGTGTAATATACTTGAAGCCCGGAGATTACCATCGAATACACTCACCAGTTGATTGGCAGGTTCTTGTTCGGCGCCATTTTTCGG GTCACCTATTTCCTGTGAATGAGCGAGCTGTTAGAACAATAAGGAACTTATATGTTGAGAATGAAAGG GTTGTGCTAGAAGGTCTATGGCAGGAAGGATATATGGCCATTGCTGCTATTGGGGCAACAAATATTGGATCTGTCGAG GTTTTCATTGAGCCAGAGCTTCGGACAAACAAACCGAAGAGGAGAAAATCACTCCATTCAGATCCTCCTGAGGAAAGGGTATATGAACCCGAAGGCGTGGGGATAATGCTGAAAAAGGGGGATGAG ATGGCAGCTTTCAACATGGGATCAACTGTGGTACTCATCTTCCAGGCTCCTGTTTCTAATTTACACGACTCCAGATCAGAATTCAAGTTTTCGATTAAACGTGGAGACCGAGTCCGAGCCGGAGAAGCACTGGGAAGGTGGAAATAA